One window of Mycobacteriales bacterium genomic DNA carries:
- a CDS encoding purine-nucleoside phosphorylase: protein MTHSDPTIAAEDLAAQAAADLAARTGVARHDAAIILGSGWAPAADAVGTADAEVPVSDLTGFVPPTVAGHVGLARSVPVGGRRVLVLLGRTHLYEGHGVASVVHGVRTAAAAGARVIVLTNAAGGLRETMRVGQPVLVSDHLNLTGRSPLVGPQFVDLTDLYSARLRSLAREVDPDLADGIYAALPGPHFETPAEIRMLRTMGADLVGMSTALEAIAARAAGAEVLGISLVTNLAAGITGEPLNHLEVLEAGRAAASAMGTLLAAVVSRL, encoded by the coding sequence GTGACCCACAGCGATCCGACCATCGCAGCTGAGGACCTCGCCGCGCAGGCCGCGGCCGATCTGGCCGCGCGAACTGGCGTCGCCCGCCACGACGCCGCGATCATCCTCGGGTCCGGCTGGGCACCGGCCGCCGACGCCGTGGGTACGGCGGACGCCGAGGTGCCGGTGAGCGACCTGACCGGTTTCGTCCCGCCGACCGTCGCCGGGCACGTCGGGCTGGCCCGGTCGGTCCCGGTCGGTGGCCGCCGGGTGCTGGTGCTGCTCGGCCGGACCCACCTCTACGAGGGCCACGGGGTCGCCTCGGTCGTGCACGGCGTACGGACGGCGGCGGCCGCCGGCGCCCGCGTGATCGTCTTGACCAACGCCGCCGGCGGCCTGCGCGAGACGATGCGGGTCGGCCAGCCGGTGCTGGTCAGCGACCACCTCAACCTCACCGGCCGCTCACCTCTGGTCGGCCCGCAGTTCGTCGACCTGACCGACCTCTACTCCGCCCGGCTGCGGTCGCTCGCCCGCGAGGTGGATCCCGACCTCGCGGACGGCATCTACGCCGCATTGCCCGGACCGCACTTCGAGACGCCGGCCGAGATCCGGATGCTGCGCACGATGGGTGCCGATCTCGTCGGCATGTCGACGGCACTGGAGGCGATCGCGGCCCGTGCCGCCGGGGCCGAGGTGCTGGGAATCTCCCTGGTCACCAATCTCGCCGCCGGCATCACCGGCGAACCACTCAACCACCTCGAGGTGCTCGAGGCCGGGCGGGCTGCGGCCAGCGCGATGGGCACTCTCCTCGCGGCGGTCGTGAGCCGGCTGTGA
- a CDS encoding serine/threonine-protein kinase → MTTPYPGAGSARPDIAPDRLQSEGASPDPGARVIAGRYRLGPPLGRGAMGTVWDAHDDLLDRPVAVKEVVLPRGMPAHEREVAYQRTLREARAIARLDHPNVVTLFDVIDEDTRPWVVMELVPSRSLAEVVRRDGPLQPRRVATIGLAMLGALEAAHDAGITHRDVKPSNILLTDDGRVKLSDFGIARGTDDSTITGTGMIVGSPSYIPPEVVQGGQSGPPADLWALGATLFTALEGRPPFESGDAMATLHSVVSDPTPMTENAGPLGPVIDGLLAKDPASRLGTIPARRMLLDVVRAEERGTEPDADPTVLTPFVDENPANRPDDVDADRATGHDGATPADGFLDTADDEQDTAAWPALGGITPTEQAAPRRRGKRTAAALLIVLVLCAATVYGGFWLSGRLTAHQQAGSTTPTAPPNPTKSKSSGGKSHNSTGNPAGYTTYNDDAGFHVAVPQGWQPSAKRPGVVDLRAPAGDRFLRLISGPHSASAPVNGFYAAERDFAASHSDYHRVRIEPVTYRGYQAADWEFTYSKNGVIRHVRYRSFDTGSGSYGVYVSAPEQRYAATFPVFNKALGTFAAG, encoded by the coding sequence ATGACTACTCCGTACCCCGGCGCAGGATCCGCGCGCCCGGATATCGCCCCCGACCGCTTGCAGTCGGAGGGGGCCTCCCCGGACCCCGGCGCGCGGGTCATCGCCGGCCGCTACCGGCTCGGCCCACCGCTCGGACGCGGGGCGATGGGCACCGTCTGGGATGCGCACGACGACCTCCTCGACCGCCCGGTGGCCGTGAAGGAGGTCGTTCTCCCCCGCGGTATGCCGGCGCACGAGCGGGAGGTGGCCTACCAGCGCACGCTGCGCGAGGCCCGGGCGATCGCCCGCCTCGACCACCCCAACGTCGTCACGCTGTTCGACGTCATCGACGAGGACACCAGGCCCTGGGTGGTCATGGAGCTCGTCCCGTCCCGCAGCCTCGCCGAGGTCGTCCGGCGGGATGGCCCGCTGCAACCGCGCCGGGTCGCGACGATCGGCCTCGCGATGCTCGGCGCGCTCGAGGCGGCGCACGACGCCGGGATCACCCACCGTGACGTCAAGCCGAGCAACATCCTGCTGACCGACGACGGCCGGGTGAAGCTGTCCGACTTCGGGATCGCCCGGGGCACCGACGACAGCACGATCACCGGCACCGGCATGATCGTCGGCTCGCCGTCCTACATCCCGCCCGAGGTCGTCCAGGGCGGCCAGAGCGGGCCGCCCGCCGACCTGTGGGCGCTGGGCGCGACATTGTTCACCGCCCTCGAGGGCCGTCCCCCGTTCGAGTCCGGCGACGCGATGGCCACCCTGCATTCGGTGGTCTCCGACCCGACGCCGATGACCGAGAATGCCGGACCACTGGGACCGGTGATCGACGGCCTGCTCGCGAAGGACCCCGCCTCCCGGCTCGGAACGATTCCCGCGCGCCGGATGCTGCTCGACGTCGTGCGGGCCGAGGAGCGCGGGACCGAACCGGACGCCGACCCCACTGTGTTGACCCCGTTCGTCGACGAAAATCCCGCAAACCGACCGGACGACGTCGACGCGGACCGCGCCACCGGCCACGACGGCGCGACGCCCGCCGACGGGTTCCTCGACACGGCGGACGACGAGCAGGACACGGCCGCGTGGCCGGCGCTCGGCGGGATCACCCCCACCGAGCAGGCAGCCCCCCGGCGGCGCGGCAAGCGCACCGCCGCCGCGCTGCTGATCGTGCTGGTCCTCTGCGCGGCGACGGTCTACGGCGGCTTCTGGCTCAGCGGGCGGCTGACCGCGCACCAGCAGGCCGGCTCCACCACGCCGACGGCGCCACCCAACCCGACGAAGAGCAAATCCTCCGGCGGCAAGTCGCACAACTCGACCGGTAACCCGGCCGGTTACACCACCTACAACGACGACGCGGGGTTCCACGTCGCCGTACCGCAGGGCTGGCAGCCGAGCGCGAAGCGGCCTGGCGTCGTCGACCTGCGCGCGCCGGCGGGCGACCGGTTCCTCCGGCTGATCAGCGGTCCGCACTCCGCGAGCGCACCGGTCAACGGGTTCTACGCCGCCGAGCGGGACTTCGCCGCCTCGCACAGCGACTACCACCGGGTCCGGATCGAACCGGTCACCTATCGCGGCTATCAGGCCGCGGACTGGGAGTTCACCTACAGCAAGAACGGCGTGATCCGGCACGTGCGCTATCGGTCCTTCGACACCGGAAGCGGCAGCTACGGCGTCTACGTCTCGGCTCCGGAGCAGCGCTACGCGGCGACGTTCCCGGTCTTCAACAAGGCGCTCGGCACGTTCGCGGCGGGCTGA
- a CDS encoding methylmalonyl-CoA mutase family protein: MVREPQAHGDAPRHAESGFDIAPVYRPDDVEPGLPERLGEPGEYPFTRGVYPSMYTHRPWTMRQYAGFGTARESNQRYHQLLRAGTTGLSVAFDLPTQMGFDSDDPIAAGEVGKVGVAIDSIDDMRMLFDGIPLGDVSTSMTINAPASLLLLLYQLVAEEQGVPADALRGTAQNDVLKEYIARGTYIYPPAHSLRLVTDTFSYCRAEVPRWNTISISGYHMAEAGATPAQEIAFTLANGIEYVRAAIRAGMAVDEFAARLSFFFVARTSILEEVAKFRAARRIWAQVMRDDFGAQDPKSLMLRFHTQTAGVQLTAQQPEVNMVRVAVQALGAVFGGTQSLHTNAFDEAIALPTEKAARLALRTQQVLAYETDATATVDPFAGSYAVEAMTDEVEAATRALMAQVAEMGGAVEAIEAGFQKSQIEQSAYTVARGIEDGSRTVVGVNRFTVEGEERYEPLRVDPAIEHEQRERLQTLRAARDEAAVRRGLDAVRAAGKGTDNVLYPMKEALAARATVGEVCNALRDVWGTYVPPDNF, from the coding sequence ATGGTGCGCGAGCCGCAGGCGCACGGGGACGCGCCCCGACACGCCGAGTCCGGATTCGACATCGCACCGGTCTACCGCCCGGACGATGTCGAGCCTGGGCTGCCTGAACGGCTGGGTGAACCGGGAGAATACCCGTTCACGCGCGGGGTGTATCCGTCGATGTACACCCACCGGCCGTGGACGATGCGTCAGTACGCCGGTTTCGGCACCGCGCGGGAGTCCAACCAGCGTTACCACCAGTTACTTCGGGCCGGCACGACCGGACTGTCGGTCGCGTTCGACCTACCTACCCAGATGGGCTTCGACTCCGACGACCCGATCGCTGCGGGTGAGGTCGGCAAGGTCGGCGTGGCGATCGACTCGATCGACGACATGCGCATGCTCTTCGACGGGATCCCGCTCGGCGACGTGTCGACGTCGATGACGATCAACGCGCCGGCGTCATTGTTGTTACTGCTCTACCAATTGGTCGCCGAGGAACAGGGTGTCCCCGCGGACGCGCTGCGGGGTACCGCACAAAACGACGTGCTCAAGGAGTACATCGCGCGGGGAACCTACATCTATCCGCCGGCGCATTCGTTGCGGCTGGTCACCGACACCTTCTCCTACTGCCGGGCCGAGGTTCCCCGCTGGAACACGATCTCGATCTCCGGCTACCACATGGCCGAGGCCGGAGCGACGCCCGCGCAGGAGATCGCCTTCACCCTCGCCAACGGCATCGAATACGTCCGGGCCGCGATCCGCGCCGGCATGGCGGTCGATGAATTCGCTGCCCGGCTGTCGTTTTTCTTCGTCGCCCGGACCAGCATTCTGGAGGAGGTGGCGAAGTTCCGCGCCGCCCGGCGCATTTGGGCGCAGGTCATGCGCGACGACTTCGGCGCCCAGGACCCCAAGTCCTTGATGCTGCGCTTCCACACTCAGACGGCCGGCGTACAGCTCACCGCGCAGCAGCCCGAGGTCAACATGGTGCGGGTCGCGGTGCAGGCGCTGGGCGCGGTCTTCGGTGGCACGCAGTCGCTGCACACCAACGCCTTCGACGAGGCGATCGCGCTGCCGACGGAGAAGGCCGCCCGGCTCGCGCTGCGTACCCAGCAGGTTCTGGCCTACGAGACCGATGCGACCGCCACCGTCGACCCGTTCGCCGGCTCCTATGCGGTGGAGGCGATGACCGACGAAGTCGAGGCGGCGACGCGGGCACTGATGGCACAGGTCGCGGAGATGGGCGGTGCGGTCGAGGCGATCGAGGCCGGGTTCCAGAAGTCGCAGATCGAGCAGTCCGCGTACACCGTCGCGCGCGGCATCGAGGACGGATCGCGCACCGTGGTCGGCGTCAACCGCTTCACCGTCGAGGGCGAGGAGCGCTACGAGCCGCTGCGTGTCGACCCGGCGATCGAACACGAGCAGCGGGAACGCCTGCAGACGCTGCGGGCGGCGCGGGACGAGGCCGCCGTACGCCGGGGGCTGGATGCCGTACGTGCGGCCGGGAAGGGCACCGACAACGTGCTCTATCCGATGAAGGAGGCGCTGGCCGCACGCGCGACGGTCGGCGAGGTCTGCAACGCCCTCCGCGACGTGTGGGGCACCTACGTGCCACCCGACAACTTCTGA
- a CDS encoding HEAT repeat domain-containing protein, translating into MEDPGLLLEPHADKATLIDAVSDPDPAVRFRACRLLDHHELDRSVATRMLAALQDPNKKVRHAALHTLGCEPCKPDGGECFPVDVAGVTVDVLRNDRSLRVRRSRRGDDVAAADGAAGTPRLPPGTARRDRSRAPVEGGAGPCLRPTLPCLGG; encoded by the coding sequence GTGGAAGATCCAGGGCTTTTGCTCGAGCCGCATGCCGACAAGGCCACGCTCATCGACGCCGTCTCCGATCCCGACCCTGCGGTGCGGTTCCGTGCGTGCCGGCTGCTTGATCACCACGAGCTCGACCGGTCGGTCGCGACGCGGATGCTCGCCGCCCTGCAGGATCCGAACAAGAAGGTCCGGCACGCCGCTCTGCACACGCTCGGCTGTGAGCCCTGCAAGCCCGACGGTGGCGAGTGTTTCCCGGTCGACGTGGCCGGCGTGACCGTCGACGTACTGCGCAACGACCGCAGCCTTCGGGTCCGGCGCAGCCGCCGCGGCGATGATGTGGCAGCGGCCGATGGAGCCGCGGGTACGCCGCGCCTTCCGCCGGGTACTGCGCGACGAGACCGATCCCGAGCTCCGGTCGAAGGCGGAGCGGGCCCTTGCCTACGACCGACACTGCCGTGCCTCGGAGGGTGA
- a CDS encoding nucleotidyltransferase domain-containing protein, with the protein MSPSERPGQQSEVPGPVTDARQRALIDQAVVAVNDDDRILAAWLGGSYASGEADAYSDVDLHCLVVDDSAGWFTDHWSETAAAIAGPLVLASNLPGVIGGYALTSDWVHLDLIIHPASMLERTDVEGVKPLYDPTRVVPVQAERSDATRQGDPYFPAAAVDLFFYFLGNLVVTLGRGELIVAHGGIVAVRAGLIDLMLAERGIRRTGGGKRLNPYLDADQRAFLESIPGADVTRDQIAHAVQFIACEFIRRGRALAARTGSIWPMGLEDATITHLQRHLGIDFRAGPVAES; encoded by the coding sequence GTGTCCCCGTCCGAGCGCCCCGGGCAGCAGAGCGAAGTTCCCGGCCCGGTCACCGATGCCCGGCAGCGGGCTCTGATCGATCAGGCAGTGGTCGCCGTCAATGACGACGACCGGATTCTCGCGGCCTGGTTAGGCGGTAGCTACGCGTCCGGAGAGGCCGACGCCTACAGCGACGTCGACCTACATTGCCTGGTCGTCGATGACAGCGCGGGCTGGTTCACCGATCACTGGTCGGAGACCGCCGCCGCGATCGCCGGGCCACTGGTCCTCGCCAGCAATCTGCCCGGCGTGATCGGCGGCTATGCACTCACCTCCGACTGGGTACACCTTGACCTGATCATCCACCCGGCCTCGATGCTCGAGCGGACGGACGTGGAAGGAGTGAAGCCTCTCTACGACCCGACCAGGGTCGTCCCGGTGCAGGCCGAGCGGTCGGATGCCACCCGACAGGGTGACCCCTACTTCCCGGCTGCGGCGGTAGACCTGTTCTTCTACTTCCTTGGCAACCTGGTCGTGACTCTCGGTCGCGGTGAGCTCATCGTTGCGCACGGCGGGATCGTCGCGGTGCGTGCCGGGCTGATCGACCTCATGCTGGCCGAACGCGGGATTCGACGCACCGGAGGCGGCAAACGGCTCAACCCATACCTGGACGCCGATCAACGCGCATTCCTGGAATCCATTCCTGGCGCCGACGTCACCAGAGACCAGATCGCTCACGCGGTCCAGTTCATTGCGTGCGAGTTCATCCGGCGCGGCAGAGCCCTCGCCGCACGTACCGGGTCGATCTGGCCCATGGGTCTCGAGGACGCCACCATCACCCACCTGCAACGCCATCTGGGCATCGACTTTCGAGCAGGACCGGTAGCCGAATCGTAG
- a CDS encoding GNAT family N-acetyltransferase, with protein MKLHTERLILREYGLDDFAAVHAYASDPRVAKFVEWGPNRPEDTREFLDTCVRDQQTRPRTTYTLALTEAGGAPFGSVALFARRADAAAMGYVVRPDHWGQGYASEAAAAILHFAFSTLGLHRVQATCRPENIASARVLEKIGMVKEVLLRDHIQIRGQWHDSLLYVATSTPS; from the coding sequence GTGAAGCTTCACACCGAACGCTTGATTCTTCGCGAATACGGCCTGGATGACTTTGCTGCCGTGCACGCCTACGCGTCGGATCCTCGCGTCGCGAAGTTCGTCGAGTGGGGTCCGAATCGGCCCGAGGACACCCGGGAATTCCTCGACACCTGCGTGCGGGATCAGCAAACTCGCCCGCGCACGACGTACACGCTCGCGTTGACCGAAGCGGGCGGCGCCCCGTTCGGCTCCGTAGCCCTGTTTGCGCGGCGAGCGGACGCTGCCGCGATGGGCTACGTCGTCCGGCCCGACCACTGGGGTCAGGGCTACGCATCGGAGGCGGCAGCAGCGATCCTGCACTTCGCGTTCTCGACGCTCGGACTACACCGTGTCCAGGCCACGTGCCGGCCGGAGAACATCGCGTCGGCGCGGGTCCTGGAGAAGATCGGCATGGTCAAGGAAGTCCTTCTTCGCGACCATATTCAGATCCGGGGGCAGTGGCACGACTCGCTTCTGTACGTCGCGACGTCGACCCCGTCCTGA
- a CDS encoding VOC family protein, which yields MLRLGGVVLNVFDVSRSAEFWRAALDYSNAGREELLKPPTNSQAPIILLDEDDRTHLDLWVDSPAESDAEVERLLSLGARRAEWSYPPDADFVVLADPGGTLFCVVNTAG from the coding sequence ATGTTGCGTCTCGGTGGTGTGGTGCTGAACGTTTTCGACGTCAGCCGGTCAGCCGAATTCTGGCGGGCCGCGCTCGACTACTCGAACGCCGGCCGGGAAGAGCTCCTCAAGCCGCCCACGAACAGTCAGGCGCCGATCATCCTGCTGGATGAGGATGACCGGACGCATCTGGACCTCTGGGTGGACAGCCCGGCCGAGTCGGACGCGGAGGTCGAACGACTGCTGTCACTCGGCGCACGGCGGGCGGAGTGGTCCTATCCACCCGATGCCGACTTCGTCGTGCTGGCCGACCCCGGCGGCACGCTCTTCTGCGTGGTGAACACCGCAGGTTGA
- a CDS encoding phosphotransferase, producing the protein MTAERIDSRACGSDALVAEIVECFALPRPAGWRDLGGSWTTNLLLDCPEGPLVARVYQGGTLPPRLSAVQAARRAVAAAGIPTPQPISAVDGRSLATLRCGRLVEVEAYVRWNERMNTVPLLQRGFAVLAQVHDILRTAPLPSAARTTCNANHVFSAEASAASRRGSERIRGWSDPALSEFADQVVRHVDVVTAAEEPLRDQQLCQVVHGDFWDNNVLFADGLLVAVLDFDFMAERPRVDDLALAMWFFLLEPAKGLPGEVERAQLRAFVDAYDDAAAVSLSPEERTALPLAIARQPAWSVGRWVVELDEDDAVRHARDAAAELPVAQAIIEDLPLWQRALGPRDQ; encoded by the coding sequence GTGACCGCAGAGCGGATCGATAGCCGGGCCTGCGGATCGGATGCCTTGGTCGCCGAGATCGTGGAGTGCTTCGCCCTCCCGCGACCGGCGGGGTGGCGCGATCTGGGTGGCAGCTGGACGACCAATCTGCTACTCGACTGCCCCGAAGGGCCGTTGGTCGCCCGGGTGTACCAGGGCGGTACGTTGCCGCCGCGGTTGTCCGCCGTACAGGCGGCCCGCCGGGCCGTGGCGGCGGCAGGAATTCCCACTCCCCAGCCCATTTCGGCGGTCGACGGCCGGAGCCTCGCGACCCTTCGCTGCGGTCGGTTGGTCGAGGTCGAGGCCTACGTGCGCTGGAACGAGCGGATGAACACCGTCCCGTTGCTGCAGCGTGGTTTCGCGGTGCTCGCGCAGGTGCACGACATCCTGCGCACCGCGCCGCTGCCGTCGGCGGCCCGCACGACCTGCAACGCCAACCATGTCTTCTCGGCGGAAGCGTCGGCCGCGAGCCGTCGGGGATCGGAGCGTATCCGCGGCTGGAGCGACCCGGCATTGTCGGAGTTCGCCGATCAGGTCGTCCGGCACGTCGATGTCGTCACCGCGGCCGAGGAACCGTTGCGGGACCAGCAGCTGTGCCAGGTAGTCCACGGAGATTTCTGGGACAACAACGTGCTCTTTGCCGACGGTCTGCTGGTCGCCGTACTCGACTTCGACTTCATGGCCGAGCGGCCGCGGGTCGACGATCTCGCCTTGGCGATGTGGTTCTTCCTGCTGGAACCGGCGAAAGGGCTGCCTGGGGAGGTCGAACGCGCGCAGTTGCGGGCATTCGTCGATGCGTACGACGACGCGGCCGCCGTGTCACTGTCGCCCGAGGAGCGCACCGCTCTACCGCTGGCCATCGCACGACAGCCGGCCTGGTCGGTCGGCCGGTGGGTCGTGGAACTGGACGAGGACGACGCCGTACGCCACGCGAGGGATGCCGCGGCCGAGCTACCGGTCGCCCAGGCGATCATCGAGGACCTGCCGCTGTGGCAGCGCGCACTCGGACCGCGCGACCAATAG
- a CDS encoding PPOX class F420-dependent oxidoreductase has product MAFDDRVKGLLDGRSFAVLATLNPDGTPQTSVIWVARDGDALIFTTHDHRQKARNLRRDPRASVTVFPPDDPYRTANIRGTVELIDDPDRALSVTLTRRYLGQDPPADPPGSNRLIGRLTPEHISGFSA; this is encoded by the coding sequence ATGGCCTTCGACGACCGGGTGAAGGGACTCCTCGACGGGCGCAGCTTCGCGGTGCTCGCGACCCTGAATCCGGACGGCACGCCCCAGACCTCGGTGATCTGGGTCGCCCGGGACGGCGACGCGCTGATCTTCACCACCCACGACCACCGGCAGAAGGCGCGCAACCTGCGTCGGGACCCGCGGGCCTCGGTGACCGTGTTTCCACCGGACGACCCGTACCGGACCGCCAATATCCGCGGCACGGTCGAACTGATCGACGATCCCGACCGCGCCCTGTCTGTCACGCTGACGAGACGCTATCTGGGCCAGGACCCGCCGGCCGACCCGCCGGGCTCGAACCGGCTCATCGGCCGGCTCACTCCGGAACACATCAGTGGGTTCTCGGCCTGA
- a CDS encoding VOC family protein codes for MRATKVMVNLPVADIDAAREFYSDFLGLSTEEMNLGWVARFQTPDGRAELQVVTRDATAPENPVASIAVDDVDAAYAGARERGYEIVHPLTDEPWGLRRFFVRTPDGSVLNINSHPA; via the coding sequence ATGCGAGCGACCAAGGTGATGGTCAACCTTCCCGTGGCCGACATCGACGCGGCGCGCGAGTTCTACTCCGACTTTCTCGGCCTCAGCACGGAGGAAATGAACCTTGGCTGGGTCGCCCGTTTCCAAACACCCGACGGACGGGCCGAGCTGCAGGTGGTCACCCGCGACGCGACCGCTCCGGAGAACCCGGTGGCCTCGATCGCCGTCGATGACGTCGACGCGGCGTACGCCGGCGCCCGTGAGCGGGGCTACGAGATCGTCCACCCGCTGACCGACGAGCCGTGGGGGCTCCGCCGGTTCTTCGTCCGTACGCCCGACGGCAGCGTCCTCAACATCAACAGCCACCCCGCGTGA